One segment of Corynebacterium atrinae DNA contains the following:
- a CDS encoding UDP-N-acetylmuramate dehydrogenase gives MTDPSSTTDLYAHLQAIDSVTLDADATFADLTSLHVGGRPRLTVRCATDSAVAEVVMLLDALQMNFLIVGGGSNLIVADGELDLVAVVLENREISLTTEGVLRAGAGAVWDDVVLASVEAGFGGIECLSGIPGSAGATPVQNVGAYGAEISDVLVQVLLLDRTTGEMEWVPASSLELAYRYSNLKFSNRAVVLAIELQLSTDGLSGPLRYGELARRLGATEAGERHPVADVRAAVLELRHGKGMVIDPADHDTWSAGSFFTNPIVPVALADEVQARVREVRGAEDAERMPRFPAGGEHSAKVKLSAAWLIDRAGFGKGFPGEGAPARLSTKHTLALTNRGSATTADVVALAREVRDGVQAAFQVILVPEPVWVGVAID, from the coding sequence GTGACTGACCCATCAAGCACCACGGACCTGTACGCGCATCTCCAGGCAATTGACAGCGTCACCCTCGACGCGGACGCGACTTTTGCTGACTTGACCTCCCTTCACGTGGGCGGCCGACCACGCCTGACGGTGCGCTGTGCCACCGACTCCGCTGTCGCGGAGGTTGTCATGCTTCTCGACGCCCTCCAGATGAATTTCCTCATCGTCGGCGGGGGCTCGAACCTCATTGTGGCGGACGGCGAGCTGGACCTCGTGGCCGTGGTGTTGGAAAACCGGGAGATTTCCCTCACCACCGAGGGCGTGCTGCGCGCCGGGGCGGGCGCGGTGTGGGACGACGTCGTCCTCGCGTCCGTCGAGGCGGGATTCGGCGGCATCGAGTGTCTGTCGGGGATCCCGGGCTCGGCCGGGGCGACGCCAGTGCAAAACGTCGGCGCGTATGGGGCTGAAATTTCCGATGTCCTGGTTCAGGTCCTTCTCCTCGATCGCACGACGGGCGAAATGGAGTGGGTGCCTGCTTCCTCCTTGGAGTTGGCTTATCGCTATTCCAATCTAAAGTTCAGCAACCGCGCCGTCGTTCTGGCCATTGAGCTGCAGCTGTCCACCGACGGTCTCTCGGGTCCGTTGCGTTATGGGGAGCTCGCGCGCCGCCTCGGTGCGACGGAGGCTGGGGAACGCCACCCGGTCGCCGATGTCCGTGCGGCAGTCCTGGAGCTGCGGCACGGGAAAGGCATGGTCATCGACCCGGCGGACCACGACACGTGGTCCGCGGGTTCTTTCTTCACCAACCCCATTGTCCCCGTGGCACTGGCGGATGAGGTCCAGGCCCGGGTGCGCGAGGTGCGGGGGGCCGAGGACGCCGAGCGTATGCCGCGTTTCCCCGCGGGAGGTGAGCATTCCGCCAAGGTCAAGCTCTCGGCGGCGTGGCTCATTGACCGCGCGGGCTTTGGCAAGGGTTTCCCCGGCGAGGGCGCTCCGGCGAGGTTGTCCACCAAACACACCCTCGCGTTGACCAACCGGGGGTCGGCGACCACGGCGGACGTGGTGGCGTTGGCACGTGAGGTTCGAGATGGGGTGCAGGCGGCCTTCCAGGTCATCTTGGTGCCAGAGCCGGTGTGGGTTGGGGTCGCAATAGACTAG
- a CDS encoding type I polyketide synthase codes for MSLTPLLSLRQPAVLFAGQGSNWQLALSHAHYEGRLTSLLMSARALTGPVARQIASTVPGAFARLEELAQHLATSDTPPEPSELDAYPAVSVPGIVLGQIIALDQLKELGLDLDQVELVGHSQGSLGVVAARHPEHALAFALLLGTAASQEVGSSDHRPRMLSVRGVDRAVVEKHAAGAELAVTNGPRHFVLTGTPEQLAAAQREISAAVDEANSSLAARERGGDEITPRFDELPVAGFFHHSAMQAAADRAAAWAKECGLDLGDTTPQELADAILVQPHDWPNEVASLRAKGVTEVLSLDRSLSTITAKLLAGSGIAIVPATTPAERDLLGTPGATLPTAADYSDFAPRLITLPTGETVTQTRFSTLTGLSPVMLGGMTPTTVDPGIVAAAANAGFWAEMGGGGQYSEEVFNRNKDGLVEQLEPGRSAQFNSMFFDRYMWNLQFGVTRIVSKARAAGAAINGVTVSAGIPEVEEATELIAQLHDDGFPYVSFKPGTSKQIRDALAIADANPNTDIIIQVEDGHSGGHHSWVDLGDMLVDTYAEVRQRPNAYLAVGGGIHSPERATEYLTGSWAHGYGLPSMPVDAVILGTVAMATKEATTTPQVKQLLVNTPGISPDDNKGWVGRLQCAGGVTSGQSHLLADMHEVDNDFAAASRLITSLDIEEYAEHRDELIAALNKTSKPYFGDVDTMTYAQWLQRFVDLAFPWKDPTWPDRFLDLLHRVEARLHPVDHGEIPTLFDSIDDCEDAQGCVDKLVAAYPQAVELTVTPRDAAWFVGLNRKHHKPMPWVTAIDGDLKTWFGLDSLWQAQDERYPAEAVRVIPGPVSVAGIKRVDEPVAELLARFEADCTTSLIDAAVTPTARFSRLAEAADAAEFLRAAPTIQWHGHLIDNPAHVLPDSATELVDTDEGWVIRVHSDSYWDELPAEQRPFYVEHVDIPLDLPSSTATGASPVVSDERLPKAVFDLLAGVAGVGSTSETGDEITDLPVADADGTIHYSFTLPASLLPAHSAVSGAALGSVAAGTPDALVGPCWPAIYAALGTGRLADGYPVIEGLLNAVHLDHVIDLRVPLEELADGRRIDVESRCASIAESASGRIVTVELTLYSEGEIVATQMQRFAIRGRANGTDMPVPAPEWGGGKSATKVEATARSFVDRAIVHAPSDMTPFALVSGDYNPIHTSTNAAGLVGLEAPLVHGMWLSATAQHLAGRHGRVVGWTYSMFGMVQLDDAVEITVERVGRKGIHRALEVTCRIDGEVVSRGQALLAQPRTAYVYPGQGIQAAGMGRGDRDSSPAAREVWRRADQHTRATLGFSIRHIVDDNPTVLNVRGTTFRHPKGVLNLTQFTQVALAVVAYAQTERLRENNAIGSDAMYAGHSLGEYTALASLANIFALEDVIDIVYSRGSAMHGLVPRDEAGRSNYGMGALRPNMIGVAAEDVEDYLAGVAAETGEYLEIVNYNIAGQQYSIAGTIKGLAALSEHANSITPRAYVTVPGIDVPFHSRVLRPGVPAFAAKLDELLPTTVDLDALIGRYVPNLVARPFELTQSFVDSILEVVPSERLQGIDVAIADEQTLARDLLIELLSWQFASPVRWIETQALLISEVEQIIEVGLAASPTLTNLASRTMDILGSHRPVFNVERDQDAVMLNDVQQPPAVEEVAEETVETAPVESAPEQAAAAPAPASVASGGSAQDAPDLPFSAGEAIMVLFAFQNKIRPDQINGSDTVEELTNGVSSRRNQLLMDMSAELGVPAIDGAADADVTTLRERVRTAAPGYAPFGTVLGEAVTARLRQLTGASGYKPAHVAERVTGTWGLPAGWVGHVEAEILLGSREGDSVRGGSLSTIPTSASSKAEVDALIDAAVQAVAATHGVSVSLSAGGSGGGAGSVVDSAALNAYADSVTGPEGILAALARTTLNQLGIIDEVAEVAVSDTTLLDTVEAELGAGWLKTVTPTFDATRAVLFDDRWASAREDLARVALGELALTPARFAGTGEVIAEQATWWAANGGADPALLREIARAAVDKPEQRYLGEVALVTGAAPGSIAAALVEGLLAGGATVIMTASNVSQARKEFARQLFARHASVDAALWLVPANLSSYRDVDALIEWIGNEQRESVGNEVKILKPALTPTLAFPFAAPSVSGSLADAGAAAENQTRLLLWSLERTIAGLSQLAQNDPGFPDTRCHVVLPGSPNRGMFGGDGAYGEVKAALDAILAKWSAEAGWPEGVTLAQAKIGWVSGTSLMGGNDVLVPAAEKAGIHVWSPEEISSELLDLASPEAKQQAAQAPIEADLTGGLGSSAVSMSALAEAARADAESAVLGTDAEADTTINALPNAAHPTQPGEVTVGEVTRDLDDMIVMVGLGEVSSWGSGRTRAQAEYGIQRDGSVDLTAAGVLELAWMTGLISWAEDPRPGWYDASGAEVPEDEVYERFRDEVVARSGIRRLSDKYFLTDGGSIDVTEVFLDKDITFTVPSEAEARDIETADPDKTRVALIDGEWTVTRVKGATARVPRKATLTRSVAGQMPEGFDPARWGIPASMIEGLDRIAVWNLVTAIDAFISAGFTPAELLRAVHPGDVASTQGTGIGGMESLHKVFVSRFLGQERPSDILQEALPNVVAAHVMQSLVGGYGSMIHPVAACATAAVSIEEGVDKIALGKADFVVAGGIDDVQVESLTGFGDMNATAETAAMTAKGISDRFISRANDRRRGGFLEAEGGGTVLLARASVAAELGLPVLAVVAHAASYGDGAHTSIPAPGLGALGAARGRENSRLARSLRSLGLTPDDVRVVSKHDTSTNANDPNESELHSRLWEAVGRTEGNPLFVVSQKSLTGHAKAGAALFQMGGLVDILRTGSLPANAALDCVDPLIAPKARPLVWLRSPLALGEGAVKAGVLTSLGFGHVGAVVVLAHPAVFEAALARSGGDVAAWREHATTRLRAGAQHFEAGMIGRAELFTQVEGRRLPTVGEHEAEIALLLDENARLGEDGVYPRV; via the coding sequence ATGTCTTTGACACCCCTGCTCTCCCTGCGTCAGCCCGCGGTCTTGTTTGCGGGACAGGGCTCCAACTGGCAACTCGCTCTCAGCCACGCGCACTACGAAGGCCGCCTTACCAGCCTCCTCATGAGTGCCCGCGCGCTCACCGGACCCGTTGCCCGGCAGATCGCCTCCACCGTGCCCGGCGCATTCGCCCGGCTCGAAGAACTGGCGCAGCACCTGGCCACCTCCGACACTCCGCCGGAGCCGAGCGAGCTCGATGCCTACCCGGCGGTGTCCGTTCCGGGCATCGTGTTGGGCCAAATCATCGCCCTGGACCAGCTCAAGGAGTTGGGCCTCGACCTCGACCAGGTCGAGCTTGTGGGTCATTCACAGGGCAGCCTCGGCGTCGTCGCCGCACGCCACCCCGAGCACGCTCTCGCCTTCGCGCTCCTGCTGGGCACCGCCGCGAGCCAGGAAGTCGGGTCGAGTGACCACCGCCCCCGCATGCTGAGTGTGCGGGGGGTGGACCGCGCGGTCGTCGAGAAGCATGCGGCCGGCGCGGAGCTGGCCGTGACCAACGGCCCGCGCCACTTCGTCCTCACCGGGACTCCGGAGCAGCTGGCCGCCGCCCAGCGTGAGATCAGCGCCGCTGTCGATGAAGCTAACTCCAGCCTCGCGGCTCGCGAGCGCGGCGGCGACGAGATCACCCCGCGTTTCGACGAACTGCCCGTAGCCGGGTTCTTCCACCACTCCGCCATGCAGGCCGCCGCCGACCGCGCCGCCGCCTGGGCGAAGGAATGTGGGCTTGACCTGGGAGATACCACCCCGCAGGAGCTGGCTGATGCCATCCTCGTGCAGCCGCACGACTGGCCCAATGAGGTCGCCAGCCTGCGAGCCAAGGGTGTCACCGAGGTCCTGAGCCTCGACCGTTCCCTGTCCACCATCACCGCCAAGTTGCTGGCCGGTTCCGGCATTGCCATCGTGCCCGCCACCACCCCGGCCGAGCGTGACCTCCTGGGCACTCCGGGAGCGACGCTGCCCACTGCGGCCGACTACTCCGACTTCGCGCCGCGACTGATCACCTTGCCCACCGGCGAGACCGTCACGCAGACGCGCTTTTCCACCCTCACCGGCCTATCCCCGGTCATGCTCGGCGGCATGACGCCGACCACCGTGGACCCGGGCATCGTCGCCGCGGCCGCCAACGCCGGCTTCTGGGCCGAGATGGGCGGCGGCGGCCAGTACTCGGAGGAGGTGTTCAACCGGAACAAGGACGGGCTGGTCGAGCAGCTCGAGCCGGGCCGTTCCGCGCAGTTCAACTCCATGTTCTTCGATCGCTACATGTGGAACCTGCAGTTCGGCGTCACCCGTATCGTGTCCAAAGCCCGGGCCGCCGGTGCGGCGATCAATGGTGTCACCGTTTCCGCGGGCATCCCGGAGGTGGAGGAGGCCACCGAGCTCATCGCGCAGCTGCACGATGACGGCTTCCCCTACGTGTCCTTCAAGCCGGGCACCTCGAAGCAGATTCGTGATGCCCTGGCCATCGCCGATGCGAACCCGAACACGGACATCATCATCCAGGTCGAAGACGGCCACTCCGGCGGGCACCACTCCTGGGTCGACCTGGGCGACATGCTCGTGGACACCTACGCGGAGGTCCGCCAGCGCCCCAACGCCTACCTCGCCGTCGGCGGCGGCATCCACTCCCCGGAGCGCGCCACCGAGTACCTCACCGGTTCCTGGGCGCACGGTTACGGCCTGCCGTCGATGCCGGTCGACGCCGTCATCCTCGGCACCGTCGCCATGGCCACCAAGGAAGCAACGACGACGCCGCAGGTCAAGCAGCTCCTCGTCAACACCCCCGGCATCAGCCCGGACGACAACAAGGGGTGGGTCGGCCGCCTCCAGTGCGCCGGTGGCGTCACCTCCGGGCAGTCGCATCTGCTCGCCGACATGCACGAGGTGGACAACGATTTCGCCGCCGCCTCTCGCCTCATCACCTCCCTCGACATCGAGGAGTACGCCGAACACCGCGATGAGCTCATCGCGGCGCTGAACAAGACCTCCAAGCCGTACTTCGGCGACGTCGATACGATGACGTATGCCCAGTGGCTGCAGCGCTTTGTCGACCTGGCCTTCCCGTGGAAGGACCCGACCTGGCCGGATCGTTTCCTCGATCTGCTCCACCGCGTCGAGGCTCGCCTGCACCCGGTCGATCACGGCGAGATCCCCACGTTGTTCGACAGCATTGACGATTGCGAGGACGCCCAGGGCTGCGTGGATAAGCTCGTGGCGGCATATCCGCAGGCAGTGGAGCTGACCGTCACCCCGCGCGATGCCGCGTGGTTCGTCGGCCTCAACCGCAAGCACCACAAGCCCATGCCGTGGGTGACTGCCATCGACGGCGATCTGAAGACCTGGTTCGGCCTGGATTCCCTGTGGCAGGCCCAGGACGAGCGCTACCCGGCCGAGGCCGTCCGCGTCATCCCCGGCCCCGTGTCCGTCGCCGGTATCAAGCGCGTCGACGAGCCCGTCGCCGAGTTGCTGGCCCGCTTCGAAGCGGACTGCACCACGTCGCTTATCGACGCCGCCGTCACCCCCACCGCCCGCTTCTCCCGCTTGGCGGAAGCCGCGGACGCCGCGGAGTTCCTCCGCGCCGCCCCCACCATCCAGTGGCACGGCCACCTCATCGACAACCCTGCCCACGTGTTGCCGGACAGCGCCACCGAGCTCGTGGATACCGACGAAGGCTGGGTCATCCGCGTCCACTCCGATTCTTATTGGGATGAGCTGCCCGCCGAGCAGCGCCCCTTCTACGTCGAGCACGTCGATATCCCCCTCGACCTGCCGTCCTCCACCGCCACCGGTGCGAGCCCCGTCGTCTCCGACGAACGCCTGCCGAAGGCCGTGTTTGACCTGCTCGCCGGTGTCGCCGGGGTCGGTTCCACCTCCGAGACCGGCGATGAGATCACCGATCTCCCCGTCGCCGATGCAGATGGCACCATTCATTACTCCTTTACCCTGCCGGCCTCCCTGCTGCCCGCCCACTCGGCGGTCAGTGGCGCCGCGCTCGGCTCCGTCGCGGCCGGCACTCCCGATGCTCTCGTCGGCCCCTGCTGGCCCGCCATTTACGCCGCGCTGGGCACCGGCCGCCTCGCCGATGGCTACCCCGTCATCGAGGGCCTGCTCAATGCCGTCCACCTCGACCACGTTATTGACCTGCGCGTCCCGCTCGAGGAGCTTGCCGACGGCCGCCGCATCGACGTCGAATCCCGCTGCGCCTCCATCGCGGAATCCGCCTCCGGGCGCATCGTCACCGTCGAACTCACCCTCTACTCCGAGGGCGAGATCGTGGCCACGCAGATGCAGCGCTTCGCCATCCGCGGCCGCGCCAACGGCACCGACATGCCCGTGCCCGCCCCCGAGTGGGGCGGCGGGAAGTCCGCCACCAAGGTCGAGGCCACGGCCCGCTCCTTCGTCGACCGCGCCATCGTCCACGCTCCTTCCGACATGACCCCCTTCGCGCTGGTCTCGGGCGATTACAACCCGATCCACACCTCCACCAACGCCGCCGGGCTCGTCGGCCTGGAGGCCCCGCTGGTCCACGGCATGTGGCTCTCGGCTACTGCCCAGCACCTCGCGGGCCGCCACGGCCGCGTCGTCGGCTGGACCTACTCCATGTTCGGCATGGTCCAGCTCGATGATGCCGTCGAGATCACCGTCGAGCGCGTCGGCCGCAAGGGCATTCACCGTGCCCTCGAAGTCACCTGCCGGATCGACGGCGAGGTCGTCTCCCGCGGTCAGGCTCTCCTGGCTCAGCCCCGCACTGCCTACGTCTACCCCGGCCAGGGCATCCAGGCCGCTGGCATGGGCCGCGGCGACCGCGACTCCTCCCCCGCCGCCCGCGAGGTGTGGCGTCGAGCCGATCAGCACACCCGCGCCACCCTGGGCTTCTCCATCCGCCACATCGTCGATGACAACCCCACGGTGCTGAACGTGCGCGGGACGACCTTCCGCCACCCGAAGGGCGTGCTCAACCTCACCCAGTTCACCCAGGTCGCGCTCGCCGTCGTCGCCTACGCGCAGACCGAACGCCTGCGGGAGAACAACGCCATCGGCTCCGATGCGATGTACGCCGGACACTCGCTCGGCGAGTACACCGCCCTGGCCTCCCTGGCCAACATCTTCGCCCTGGAAGACGTCATCGATATCGTCTACTCGCGCGGCTCTGCCATGCACGGCCTGGTCCCCCGCGACGAGGCGGGACGCTCCAACTACGGCATGGGTGCCTTGCGCCCCAACATGATCGGCGTCGCCGCCGAGGACGTGGAGGATTACCTCGCCGGGGTCGCCGCGGAGACCGGCGAATACCTCGAGATCGTCAACTACAACATCGCTGGCCAGCAATACTCCATCGCCGGCACGATCAAGGGCCTGGCGGCACTGTCCGAGCACGCCAACTCGATCACCCCCCGCGCTTATGTCACGGTGCCGGGCATCGATGTGCCCTTCCACTCTCGGGTCCTGCGCCCGGGTGTCCCGGCCTTCGCCGCCAAGCTCGACGAGCTGCTGCCTACCACCGTGGACCTGGACGCGCTCATCGGCCGCTACGTGCCCAACCTCGTCGCCCGCCCCTTCGAGCTGACGCAGTCCTTCGTCGACTCCATCCTTGAGGTCGTCCCGTCCGAGCGCCTCCAGGGCATCGACGTGGCAATCGCGGATGAGCAGACCCTCGCCCGCGATTTGCTCATTGAGCTGCTGAGCTGGCAGTTCGCCTCCCCGGTGCGTTGGATCGAGACCCAGGCCCTGCTCATCAGCGAGGTCGAGCAGATCATCGAGGTCGGCCTCGCCGCCTCCCCGACGCTGACCAACCTCGCCTCCCGCACGATGGACATCCTGGGCTCTCATCGCCCGGTGTTCAACGTGGAACGCGACCAAGATGCCGTCATGCTCAATGACGTGCAGCAGCCCCCGGCGGTGGAAGAAGTCGCCGAGGAAACTGTGGAGACTGCGCCGGTGGAGAGCGCCCCCGAGCAAGCAGCCGCTGCACCAGCCCCGGCCTCCGTGGCCAGTGGTGGCAGCGCACAGGATGCCCCCGACCTGCCGTTCAGTGCCGGCGAGGCCATCATGGTGCTCTTCGCCTTCCAGAACAAGATCCGCCCGGATCAGATCAACGGGTCCGACACCGTCGAGGAGCTGACCAACGGCGTGTCCTCGCGCCGCAACCAGCTGCTCATGGACATGTCCGCCGAGCTGGGTGTTCCGGCCATCGATGGCGCGGCCGATGCCGACGTGACCACCCTGCGTGAGCGCGTGCGCACCGCCGCCCCCGGCTACGCCCCCTTCGGCACCGTCCTGGGCGAGGCCGTCACCGCCCGCCTGCGCCAGCTCACCGGCGCCTCCGGTTACAAGCCCGCCCACGTCGCCGAGCGCGTCACCGGCACGTGGGGTCTACCCGCCGGCTGGGTTGGCCACGTTGAGGCGGAGATCCTCCTCGGCTCCCGTGAGGGCGACTCCGTTCGCGGCGGCTCCCTGTCCACCATCCCCACGTCCGCATCGTCGAAGGCGGAGGTTGATGCGCTTATCGACGCCGCCGTCCAGGCCGTCGCCGCCACCCACGGCGTCTCCGTGTCGCTGAGCGCCGGTGGCTCCGGTGGGGGCGCTGGCTCCGTCGTCGACTCGGCCGCGCTCAACGCCTACGCCGACTCGGTGACCGGCCCCGAGGGCATCCTCGCCGCGCTGGCTCGCACCACCCTGAATCAGTTGGGCATTATCGACGAGGTCGCCGAGGTGGCTGTCTCCGACACCACGCTCCTCGACACCGTCGAAGCCGAGCTCGGCGCCGGCTGGCTCAAGACCGTCACCCCCACCTTCGACGCCACCCGCGCCGTGCTTTTCGACGACCGCTGGGCATCCGCCCGCGAGGACCTCGCCCGGGTCGCCCTGGGCGAACTCGCGCTCACCCCCGCCCGCTTCGCGGGAACCGGTGAGGTCATTGCGGAGCAGGCCACCTGGTGGGCCGCCAACGGCGGCGCCGACCCGGCGCTGCTGCGCGAGATTGCTCGCGCGGCCGTCGATAAGCCGGAACAGCGCTACCTGGGCGAGGTTGCCCTGGTGACCGGCGCGGCGCCCGGGTCGATCGCCGCTGCCCTCGTCGAGGGCCTGTTGGCCGGCGGCGCGACCGTCATCATGACGGCCTCCAACGTCAGCCAAGCGCGCAAGGAATTCGCGCGCCAGCTCTTCGCCCGCCACGCCTCCGTGGACGCGGCCCTGTGGTTGGTGCCCGCGAACCTCTCCAGCTACCGCGACGTCGATGCGCTCATCGAGTGGATCGGCAACGAGCAGCGCGAATCCGTGGGCAACGAGGTGAAGATCCTCAAGCCGGCGCTCACGCCGACCCTGGCGTTCCCCTTCGCCGCCCCGAGCGTCTCCGGTTCCCTCGCCGACGCGGGCGCGGCCGCCGAGAACCAAACCCGCCTCCTGCTGTGGAGCCTCGAGCGCACCATCGCCGGGCTCTCCCAGCTGGCGCAGAACGACCCCGGCTTCCCGGATACCCGCTGCCACGTCGTCCTGCCCGGCTCCCCCAACCGAGGCATGTTCGGCGGCGACGGAGCCTACGGCGAGGTCAAGGCCGCTCTCGATGCCATCCTGGCCAAGTGGTCCGCCGAAGCTGGCTGGCCTGAGGGTGTCACCCTCGCCCAGGCGAAGATCGGCTGGGTGTCCGGCACCTCGCTCATGGGCGGCAATGACGTCCTCGTCCCCGCCGCCGAGAAGGCCGGTATTCACGTGTGGTCGCCCGAGGAGATCTCCTCCGAGCTGCTCGACCTCGCCTCCCCCGAGGCGAAACAGCAGGCCGCGCAGGCCCCCATCGAGGCCGACCTCACCGGCGGGCTCGGTTCCTCCGCAGTGTCCATGTCCGCCCTGGCGGAGGCCGCCCGCGCCGATGCCGAGTCCGCAGTCCTGGGCACCGATGCCGAGGCCGACACCACCATCAACGCCCTGCCCAACGCCGCTCATCCCACCCAGCCGGGTGAGGTTACCGTCGGCGAGGTCACCCGCGACCTCGACGACATGATCGTCATGGTCGGCCTCGGCGAGGTCTCCTCCTGGGGCTCGGGCCGCACCCGCGCGCAGGCCGAATACGGCATCCAGCGCGACGGCAGCGTCGACCTCACCGCCGCCGGAGTCCTGGAACTGGCGTGGATGACCGGCCTCATCTCCTGGGCCGAGGATCCCCGCCCGGGCTGGTACGACGCCTCCGGCGCCGAAGTCCCCGAGGACGAGGTCTACGAGCGCTTCCGCGACGAGGTTGTCGCCCGTTCCGGCATCCGCCGCCTGAGCGATAAGTACTTCCTCACCGATGGCGGGTCCATCGACGTCACCGAGGTCTTCCTGGACAAGGACATCACCTTCACCGTCCCCTCCGAGGCCGAGGCCCGCGACATTGAAACCGCCGATCCCGACAAGACGCGCGTCGCGCTTATCGACGGCGAGTGGACCGTCACCCGCGTCAAGGGTGCCACCGCACGCGTCCCCCGCAAGGCCACCCTGACCCGCTCCGTCGCCGGTCAGATGCCGGAGGGCTTCGACCCGGCACGCTGGGGCATCCCCGCCTCCATGATCGAAGGTCTGGACCGCATTGCGGTGTGGAACCTCGTCACCGCCATCGACGCGTTCATTTCCGCCGGGTTCACCCCCGCCGAGCTGCTGCGCGCCGTCCACCCGGGTGACGTGGCGTCGACCCAGGGCACCGGCATCGGTGGCATGGAGTCCCTGCACAAGGTGTTCGTGTCCCGGTTCCTCGGGCAGGAGCGCCCCTCCGACATCCTGCAGGAGGCACTGCCCAACGTCGTGGCCGCGCACGTCATGCAGTCGCTCGTGGGTGGCTACGGCTCGATGATCCACCCGGTCGCCGCCTGCGCTACCGCCGCCGTCTCTATTGAGGAGGGCGTGGACAAGATCGCGCTGGGCAAGGCTGACTTCGTGGTCGCCGGTGGCATCGACGACGTTCAGGTCGAATCCCTCACCGGCTTCGGCGACATGAACGCCACCGCCGAGACCGCCGCCATGACGGCGAAGGGTATTAGCGACCGCTTCATCTCCCGGGCCAACGACCGCCGCCGCGGCGGCTTCCTCGAGGCCGAGGGCGGTGGCACGGTGCTGCTGGCCCGGGCGTCCGTCGCCGCGGAGCTGGGCCTGCCGGTCCTCGCCGTGGTGGCCCATGCCGCCTCCTATGGCGATGGCGCTCACACGTCGATCCCGGCCCCGGGCCTCGGCGCCCTGGGTGCCGCCCGTGGCCGCGAGAACTCCCGCCTGGCACGCTCCCTGCGCTCGCTGGGTCTGACCCCGGATGATGTGCGGGTGGTGTCCAAGCACGACACCTCCACCAACGCCAACGACCCGAACGAGTCGGAGCTGCATTCCCGCCTGTGGGAGGCCGTGGGCCGCACGGAAGGCAACCCGCTGTTCGTCGTCTCGCAGAAGTCGCTCACCGGTCACGCGAAGGCTGGCGCGGCGCTCTTCCAGATGGGTGGACTGGTGGACATCCTGCGCACCGGCAGCCTGCCGGCCAACGCGGCCCTGGATTGCGTCGATCCGCTCATCGCCCCGAAGGCCCGCCCGCTAGTGTGGTTGCGCTCCCCGCTCGCACTCGGTGAAGGTGCCGTCAAGGCTGGTGTCCTCACGTCCCTGGGCTTCGGCCACGTCGGTGCCGTCGTGGTGCTCGCGCACCCGGCAGTGTTCGAGGCCGCCCTCGCGCGCTCTGGCGGCGACGTCGCGGCCTGGCGCGAACACGCCACCACCCGTCTCCGCGCCGGAGCGCAGCACTTCGAGGCCGGCATGATCGGTCGTGCGGAACTGTTTACCCAGGTGGAGGGCCGTCGCCTCCCGACCGTGGGTGAGCACGAAGCCGAGATCGCCTTGCTGCTCGACGAAAATGCCCGTCTGGGCGAGGACGGGGTGTACCCGAGGGTCTAA
- a CDS encoding MerR family transcriptional regulator, with translation MRDKRVLEHALRLAIDPPGGVNLDALQGLTRPDGSAAWSIAETADHLGVSAHTLRYYERAGLVSIPRDRAGHRRFDAATVRRLVFLTRMRTSGMSIRDLTRYVELVDAGEGTIPDRVRLLRQHRDTLRDQIAQLQLALAATEFKLATYEEGPQP, from the coding sequence ATGAGAGACAAGCGGGTCCTGGAACACGCACTCCGGCTGGCCATCGATCCGCCGGGAGGCGTCAACCTTGACGCGCTACAGGGCCTAACGCGCCCCGATGGGTCAGCGGCCTGGAGCATTGCAGAGACCGCCGATCATCTCGGTGTCAGTGCCCACACTCTCCGTTATTACGAGCGAGCGGGCCTGGTGTCCATCCCGAGGGATCGCGCCGGACACCGCCGCTTCGACGCCGCGACTGTGCGCCGCCTGGTGTTCCTGACCAGGATGCGCACCTCGGGCATGAGCATCCGGGATCTCACGCGCTACGTCGAGCTTGTCGATGCCGGCGAGGGCACCATTCCCGACCGCGTCCGCTTGCTGCGTCAGCACCGAGACACCCTCCGCGACCAGATCGCCCAGCTACAACTCGCCTTGGCCGCCACGGAATTCAAACTCGCCACCTACGAGGAAGGCCCCCAGCCATGA
- a CDS encoding carboxymuconolactone decarboxylase family protein codes for MTTPQHDIDSIDSADNLARRRKGLDVLSRIDGHLGDAVIDSLADISPALGHHIAAFAFGDIYDRPGLDPRSRQLVTLGVLTALGGCEPQLRVHIGAALNVGIGREEIVEALLHAAVYAGFPRALNATFVAREVFAERDNPTAD; via the coding sequence ATGACCACGCCCCAGCACGACATCGACTCCATCGACTCCGCTGACAACCTCGCCCGCCGCCGGAAAGGTCTCGACGTACTCTCCCGCATCGATGGACACCTCGGGGATGCCGTCATCGATTCCCTGGCCGACATCAGCCCCGCCCTCGGCCACCACATCGCGGCCTTTGCCTTCGGTGACATCTACGACCGCCCGGGCCTCGACCCCCGCAGTCGTCAGCTCGTGACCCTGGGCGTGCTCACTGCCCTCGGCGGATGCGAACCACAACTGCGCGTTCACATTGGGGCCGCCCTCAACGTCGGCATCGGCCGCGAAGAGATCGTCGAGGCGCTCCTCCACGCCGCCGTCTATGCAGGCTTTCCCCGCGCCCTCAACGCCACCTTCGTCGCCCGGGAGGTCTTCGCGGAACGAGACAACCCCACTGCCGACTAG